Proteins encoded in a region of the Saccharothrix ecbatanensis genome:
- a CDS encoding GH39 family glycosyl hydrolase — translation MIKRLRSGSAIVAAALAVTLLPTPTHAVDIAVEDTVSVNFANSLGAFTRTGAGMHYGLSEDATLPADEDVVPLRFNLLRGGGAQLLGEDGSSNYGWLGDGLTAGPGFERRMNFVVANANRFTSPPINGRYALLLNDLWGLDAMQPADSPHPCDWSEAKDEYDCDNYVEFLNTVIDRVEQADLDIYYWDVQNEPENHPFWNRGFGTEQYYKMWDTAYRTIKARIPDAKIGGPSWVHYREKLIGSFLDHVKAAGTIPEVFVWHGLATRQDPAADAAHLRGQLAARDIPEMEFSINEYLTGGNPMDRASGQLNPGSTAWYLTRLNDGGVDSAARGVYPHPLDDVGYARSVKPSGDTFCCEFPNLSGLIPVGKPDVKTDEWWTYAAYGQMSGDRYDVTHGSRVAATATADAAQKKAMVLLGSDDVDFRGEVALDLTGLNARSGLQNGRQVHVEIVRIPSTAGELASPETVSRSVVNVPSDGNLTLSVPWVAPRDAYAVYLTNPTVADPGPELGRNLIVNPGFEVDGTATQTPSGWSEDLDNDTSYTEGKVGRVSARSGDSRLTQASKSPHEIFTYQTLTVPDGTYTASAWVVSGGGQNASYFEVKNYGGPTLRTDVPETWTWQKITIDGIEVTDGRLTIGVANNGNAGNWMSVDDIDLRRVAGTDSDAGP, via the coding sequence ATGATCAAGAGACTTCGTTCGGGTTCCGCGATCGTGGCGGCGGCGCTCGCAGTCACCCTGCTGCCGACACCAACTCACGCGGTAGACATCGCGGTAGAGGACACAGTGTCCGTCAACTTCGCGAACTCGCTGGGAGCGTTCACGCGCACCGGAGCCGGCATGCACTACGGACTATCCGAGGACGCCACGCTGCCGGCCGATGAGGACGTCGTACCGCTCCGCTTCAACCTCCTGCGCGGCGGTGGTGCGCAACTGCTCGGTGAGGACGGTTCCTCGAACTACGGCTGGCTGGGAGACGGGCTCACCGCCGGCCCGGGTTTCGAGCGCCGCATGAACTTCGTGGTAGCGAACGCCAATCGATTCACCAGCCCGCCCATCAACGGGCGGTACGCACTGCTGCTGAACGACCTGTGGGGCCTGGACGCGATGCAGCCCGCCGACAGCCCCCACCCCTGTGACTGGAGCGAAGCCAAGGACGAGTACGACTGCGACAACTACGTCGAGTTCCTCAACACGGTGATCGACCGCGTCGAGCAGGCAGACCTCGACATCTACTACTGGGATGTGCAGAACGAGCCGGAGAACCACCCGTTCTGGAACCGGGGTTTCGGCACCGAGCAGTACTACAAGATGTGGGACACCGCCTACAGGACGATCAAGGCGCGGATCCCTGACGCCAAGATCGGCGGCCCTTCATGGGTCCACTACCGCGAGAAACTCATCGGTTCCTTCCTCGACCACGTCAAGGCAGCGGGCACGATCCCCGAGGTGTTCGTGTGGCACGGCCTGGCCACCAGGCAGGACCCGGCCGCCGACGCCGCGCACCTGCGCGGCCAGCTCGCCGCACGTGACATCCCCGAGATGGAGTTCTCCATCAACGAGTACCTGACTGGCGGCAACCCGATGGACCGGGCCAGCGGGCAGCTCAACCCGGGCTCCACGGCCTGGTACCTCACACGGCTCAACGACGGCGGCGTCGACTCCGCGGCACGAGGTGTCTATCCGCACCCGCTGGACGACGTCGGCTACGCCAGGTCGGTCAAGCCCTCGGGCGACACCTTCTGCTGCGAGTTCCCCAACCTGTCGGGGCTCATCCCCGTCGGCAAGCCGGATGTGAAGACCGACGAGTGGTGGACCTACGCCGCCTACGGTCAGATGAGCGGCGACCGCTACGACGTCACCCACGGTTCCCGAGTCGCCGCAACCGCCACCGCCGACGCGGCCCAGAAGAAGGCCATGGTCCTGCTCGGGAGCGACGACGTCGACTTCCGCGGCGAGGTCGCCCTCGACCTGACCGGCCTCAACGCCCGGTCGGGCCTCCAGAACGGCCGGCAGGTCCACGTCGAGATCGTCCGGATTCCGTCCACCGCCGGCGAGCTCGCCTCACCCGAAACGGTCTCGCGCTCCGTCGTGAACGTGCCCTCTGACGGCAACTTGACCCTCTCGGTCCCCTGGGTTGCTCCGCGGGACGCCTACGCGGTGTACCTGACGAACCCCACAGTGGCCGACCCCGGACCCGAGCTCGGCCGGAACCTCATCGTGAACCCGGGGTTCGAAGTCGACGGCACCGCCACGCAGACACCCAGCGGCTGGTCTGAAGACCTCGACAACGACACGAGTTACACCGAGGGCAAGGTCGGCAGGGTCTCAGCCCGCTCCGGGGACTCCCGGCTCACCCAGGCCTCGAAATCGCCACATGAGATCTTCACCTACCAGACCCTGACCGTGCCGGACGGGACGTACACCGCCTCTGCCTGGGTGGTAAGCGGCGGTGGGCAGAACGCCAGTTACTTCGAGGTGAAGAACTACGGAGGCCCGACACTCAGGACCGATGTTCCCGAGACCTGGACCTGGCAGAAGATCACCATCGACGGGATCGAGGTCACCGACGGGAGGCTGACCATCGGCGTGGCCAACAACGGCAACGCGGGCAACTGGATGTCGGTCGACGACATCGATCTCAGGCGCGTGGCCGGCACGGACAGCGACGCCGGCCCGTGA
- a CDS encoding carbohydrate-binding protein translates to MVQRRTLPLALAAVLAACALSPSAASAATDTLTVDLGASTGAFHGGAAGSLYGVYGPGVPSDAVLAGFYPKTLSTKSQDGPQHPGADALEVVEPFVANGGRDVYIYMTDVYRGFPYRRQPGQAGRDDYRAKIETQVRQVMGSPHRDHIVYVPFNEPEGNFYGTGQYSYDKVSWLRDPRAYFEEWEQLYDLIKRLDPGARIAGPNTSVLYDQVKGFLEYCKANDCMPDVITWHELSSPDKVRNSVAKYRSWERELGIGPLPVNINEYAYRYHLSVPGQMIQWISALEESKVDGDLAYWNIDGNLNDSVAEANKANGQWWLFNAYGRMSGDTVRVTPPNPGRQYTLQGVSTLDRSKRQSRTIIGGADGSADVRFTNVDRGLFGDRVHVTVEEIPWTGQLGDSPAPRRLLETVRTVAGDGSLVLPFTDLKEMSAYQVIISPAGRGTTAGASTRWQKTYEAEDAAHTGTGWSRNGPEGSPRNVGKFATSNLYNVGGLRTGSDVVLSFDVDVPQAGAYDLSVFASSHNKYASVVPQGPTNVFLRVDGQQPRELRLPTSYGWVVWEHTDTRVQLSAGKHTITLAASDPELGSTRGDAIIDKIDLTLVDPITDGRTAYEAEYADLRGAQTRYGVEHASGPGLAVIPQGGSATFWVHADHDGHATVNFDHRGGGQASVRLNGHTVDGLTVGTAAGTDTTQLFLSAGINQLTVTGAAGNVRLDRVRTGPATATARVKVEAETGRVTGEAEFSGDFSLASGQVATNVGDGPANALTLDVQAERTGRHVLVIRYANAQESIPTHYNPDPVTRHADISVNGHVQRVHFPNTFHFNQFRDLAVPVDLVAGTNTITFTSQELPNWDGTTYNQFEQRSKYTPNIDYLTVAPLIG, encoded by the coding sequence ATGGTTCAACGGCGAACTCTGCCCTTGGCGCTGGCCGCTGTCCTGGCCGCGTGCGCCCTGTCCCCCAGCGCCGCCTCGGCGGCCACCGACACCCTGACCGTCGACCTCGGCGCCAGCACCGGCGCCTTCCACGGCGGTGCCGCGGGTTCCCTCTACGGCGTCTACGGCCCCGGTGTGCCCAGTGACGCCGTGCTCGCGGGCTTCTACCCCAAGACCCTGTCCACCAAGTCGCAGGACGGTCCGCAGCACCCCGGCGCGGACGCGCTGGAAGTGGTCGAGCCCTTCGTGGCCAACGGCGGCCGTGACGTCTACATCTACATGACCGACGTCTACCGGGGCTTCCCGTACCGGCGGCAGCCCGGCCAGGCCGGTCGCGACGACTACCGGGCCAAGATCGAGACTCAGGTCCGCCAGGTGATGGGGTCGCCGCACCGTGACCACATCGTCTACGTGCCGTTCAACGAGCCGGAAGGCAACTTCTACGGCACCGGCCAGTACAGCTACGACAAGGTCAGCTGGCTGCGCGACCCGCGCGCCTACTTCGAGGAGTGGGAGCAGCTCTACGACCTGATCAAGCGGCTGGATCCCGGCGCCCGCATCGCCGGACCCAACACCAGCGTGCTGTACGACCAGGTGAAGGGCTTCCTGGAGTACTGCAAGGCGAACGACTGCATGCCCGACGTGATCACCTGGCACGAGCTCTCGTCGCCGGACAAGGTGCGCAACAGTGTCGCCAAGTACCGCTCGTGGGAACGGGAGCTGGGCATCGGTCCGCTGCCCGTCAACATCAACGAGTACGCCTACCGCTACCACCTCTCGGTGCCCGGTCAGATGATCCAGTGGATCTCCGCGCTGGAAGAGTCCAAGGTGGACGGCGACCTGGCGTACTGGAACATCGACGGCAACCTCAACGACTCGGTCGCCGAGGCCAACAAGGCCAACGGCCAGTGGTGGCTGTTCAACGCCTACGGTCGGATGAGCGGCGACACGGTCCGCGTGACCCCTCCGAACCCCGGGCGGCAGTACACCCTTCAGGGGGTGTCCACGCTTGACCGCAGCAAGAGGCAGTCGCGGACCATCATCGGCGGCGCGGACGGCTCCGCCGACGTGCGCTTCACCAACGTCGACCGCGGTCTGTTCGGCGACCGGGTGCACGTCACCGTGGAGGAGATCCCGTGGACGGGGCAGCTCGGCGACTCCCCCGCGCCGCGGCGGCTGCTCGAGACCGTGCGCACCGTGGCCGGCGACGGCAGCCTGGTCCTGCCGTTCACCGACCTGAAGGAGATGTCGGCATACCAGGTGATCATCAGCCCGGCCGGCCGCGGCACGACCGCCGGGGCGAGCACGCGGTGGCAGAAGACCTACGAGGCCGAGGACGCCGCCCACACCGGCACCGGCTGGAGCCGCAACGGCCCCGAGGGCAGTCCGCGCAACGTCGGCAAGTTCGCCACCTCGAACCTCTACAACGTCGGCGGTCTGCGCACCGGCTCCGACGTCGTGCTCTCGTTCGACGTGGACGTCCCGCAAGCAGGCGCCTACGACCTAAGCGTGTTCGCCAGCAGCCACAACAAGTACGCCAGTGTCGTGCCACAGGGACCGACCAACGTGTTCCTCCGCGTGGACGGCCAACAGCCCCGGGAACTGCGGTTGCCGACGTCGTACGGATGGGTGGTGTGGGAGCACACCGACACCCGCGTGCAGCTGAGTGCGGGCAAGCACACCATCACCCTGGCCGCGTCCGACCCCGAACTCGGCTCGACCCGCGGTGACGCGATCATCGACAAGATCGACCTCACCCTGGTCGACCCCATCACGGACGGCCGTACGGCCTACGAGGCCGAGTACGCCGACCTGCGCGGCGCCCAGACGCGCTACGGCGTCGAGCACGCGTCCGGTCCCGGGCTCGCCGTGATCCCCCAGGGCGGTTCGGCCACGTTCTGGGTGCACGCCGACCACGACGGCCACGCGACGGTGAACTTCGACCACCGCGGCGGCGGCCAGGCGAGCGTGCGGCTCAACGGGCACACCGTCGACGGACTCACCGTCGGCACCGCCGCCGGCACCGACACCACGCAACTGTTCCTCTCCGCCGGCATCAACCAGCTCACCGTCACCGGCGCCGCAGGCAACGTGCGCCTCGACCGCGTCCGCACCGGACCGGCCACCGCGACGGCACGGGTGAAGGTGGAGGCGGAAACCGGCCGCGTCACCGGTGAGGCGGAGTTCAGCGGCGATTTCTCGCTCGCCTCCGGACAGGTCGCGACGAACGTCGGCGACGGCCCGGCGAACGCGCTGACCCTCGACGTCCAGGCCGAGCGGACCGGCCGGCACGTGCTCGTGATCCGCTACGCCAACGCCCAGGAGTCCATCCCCACCCACTACAACCCCGACCCGGTCACGCGGCACGCGGACATCTCGGTCAACGGTCACGTGCAGCGGGTCCACTTCCCGAACACCTTCCACTTCAACCAGTTCCGCGACCTCGCCGTGCCGGTCGACCTGGTGGCCGGGACCAACACGATCACGTTCACATCGCAGGAACTGCCGAACTGGGACGGCACCACGTACAACCAGTTCGAACAGCGCTCGAAGTACACGCCGAACATCGACTACCTGACCGTCGCTCCCCTGATCGGCTGA
- a CDS encoding alpha-L-fucosidase, giving the protein MTTSPVSRRGFLAATGLAAAAVAASGLVGRSPLAFAADGQTDLSNLVDLRFGMFNHFNLGTFTDEEWAAGGQSPAKFAPPSVDCAQWAAAAAAAKMSYGVLTTKHHDGFSLWPTAFGTQNVAYSGYRRDVVSQYVDAFRAQGLRVGLYYSIWDRTHTIEAYGGHVGDSTKSIEPGDMTVVLGQIRELLTNYGTIDVFVTDGYAWQMGQQQISYQEVRNLVKSLQPDCVMVDHGGLSQPWLGDAIYFEAPLGVRSPAGNTYAGIQGETISNGWFWHPSTPTTAPRSLDGILADLKDLEPKYTSYLLNCPPNRDGKLDTNIVNRLAEVGAAWSPNSSRPPLPAQPLRVEWPVNAVAAYASSYNPGEFAYHAIDNRSDVRFETCWSTWGENRALSQTITIDLGGVWSNVSTLEYLPKQWRRSNSTDGDITAATISTSTDGIDFTTVATVRWAADQRLKLAEWGNRDVGFVRVHVTEATGGYANINGLHIGGRSARPQLVSRFPAAKTVYRIQSAASGKVLDVQRVGTADNTPVHQWSWLNQANQKWTFISTGDGYFKIRDEHSGKLLEVGGLSRANGGTMNIWRDANVHQQHWAVTPVGGDHFLLTNRFSQRVLQVPDASTEDGKILEQWDHTGASHQQWRLVRS; this is encoded by the coding sequence ATGACGACATCACCAGTATCTCGCCGGGGATTCCTGGCGGCCACCGGTCTCGCGGCGGCCGCCGTGGCGGCATCGGGTCTTGTGGGGCGTTCGCCGCTGGCTTTCGCGGCGGACGGCCAGACCGACCTGTCGAACCTGGTCGACCTCCGGTTCGGCATGTTCAACCACTTCAACCTGGGCACCTTCACCGACGAGGAGTGGGCGGCGGGCGGCCAGAGCCCGGCGAAGTTCGCACCACCCTCCGTGGACTGTGCGCAATGGGCGGCAGCGGCCGCCGCCGCGAAGATGAGCTACGGCGTGCTCACCACCAAGCACCACGACGGCTTCTCGTTGTGGCCCACGGCGTTCGGCACCCAGAACGTGGCCTACTCGGGCTATCGGCGGGACGTCGTGAGCCAGTACGTCGACGCCTTCCGCGCGCAGGGCCTGAGGGTGGGGTTGTACTACTCGATCTGGGACCGCACGCACACGATCGAGGCGTACGGCGGTCACGTCGGCGACTCGACCAAGTCCATCGAGCCGGGCGACATGACCGTGGTGCTCGGCCAGATCCGGGAGCTGTTGACCAACTACGGCACGATCGACGTGTTCGTCACCGACGGCTACGCCTGGCAGATGGGCCAGCAGCAGATCTCCTACCAGGAGGTCCGCAATCTCGTGAAGTCGCTACAGCCGGACTGCGTGATGGTCGATCACGGCGGACTGTCGCAGCCCTGGCTGGGCGACGCGATCTACTTCGAGGCGCCGCTGGGCGTCCGGTCGCCGGCGGGCAACACGTACGCGGGTATCCAGGGCGAGACGATCAGCAACGGCTGGTTCTGGCACCCGAGCACGCCGACGACCGCGCCGCGCAGCCTTGACGGCATCCTCGCCGACCTCAAGGACCTGGAACCCAAGTACACGTCGTACTTGTTGAACTGCCCGCCCAACCGGGACGGCAAGCTCGACACCAACATCGTCAACCGGCTGGCGGAGGTCGGCGCGGCCTGGAGCCCGAACAGCTCGCGTCCGCCGTTGCCGGCTCAGCCGCTGCGGGTCGAGTGGCCGGTGAACGCGGTGGCCGCGTACGCGTCGTCCTACAACCCCGGCGAGTTCGCGTACCACGCGATCGACAACCGCAGTGACGTCCGCTTCGAGACCTGCTGGTCGACCTGGGGCGAGAACCGCGCCCTGTCGCAAACGATCACGATCGACCTCGGCGGAGTGTGGAGCAACGTCTCCACACTGGAATACCTGCCGAAGCAGTGGAGGCGTAGCAACTCCACCGACGGCGACATCACCGCGGCCACCATTTCCACCAGCACCGACGGCATCGATTTCACGACGGTGGCCACCGTGAGGTGGGCCGCGGACCAGCGGCTCAAGCTCGCCGAGTGGGGCAACCGGGACGTCGGCTTCGTGCGCGTCCACGTCACGGAGGCCACCGGCGGCTACGCCAACATCAACGGACTGCACATCGGCGGCCGGAGCGCCCGCCCTCAACTGGTCTCGCGCTTCCCGGCCGCGAAGACGGTCTACCGCATCCAGTCCGCTGCCAGTGGCAAGGTTCTCGACGTACAGCGCGTCGGCACGGCTGACAACACGCCGGTGCACCAATGGTCGTGGTTGAACCAGGCCAACCAGAAGTGGACCTTCATCTCCACCGGCGACGGGTACTTCAAGATTCGTGACGAGCACAGCGGCAAGCTGCTCGAGGTCGGTGGCCTGTCCCGGGCCAACGGCGGGACCATGAACATCTGGCGTGACGCGAACGTCCACCAGCAGCACTGGGCGGTCACGCCAGTCGGTGGCGACCACTTCCTCCTCACCAACCGGTTCAGTCAGAGGGTGCTGCAGGTTCCCGACGCATCCACAGAGGACGGCAAGATCCTCGAGCAGTGGGACCACACTGGCGCCAGTCACCAGCAGTGGCGGCTGGTCCGCTCCTGA
- a CDS encoding AbfB domain-containing protein, protein MRSLVASAAAVLALAAGLVAVPVATPIASAAIVSKTPPLSTPWTDQVSTTNPLPEYPRPQMTRSDWQSLNGEWEFLNPATDDAGNVDRNASPPLGQTLPERVLVPYPIESALSGIMRNDNRDLMFYRRTFTVPQSWSGRRVQLHFGAVDYEATVWVNGTQVTTHKGGYDRFEVDVTAQLNGGTNEIVVRVYDPTNGRGEKQPVGKQVNNPSGIFYTPSSGIWQTVWLEPTPTSSVYSVDIRPNLADNTARVRVFTRGDVKDHTVLAEAMTGTTVVGGATGGFTEFSVPVPNARRWSPDDPYLYNLRVSLRNASGGTVDQVVNYFGMREVGKKVVDGVLRPTLNGEFVFHVGTLDQGFWPDGLYTAPTDAALAFDLQKHKDLGFNMVRKHIKVEPARWYYHADRLGLLVWQDVPSTPAFDDNRTQAQIAQFETEAREIVDEHRFSPAVVAYVPFNEGWGEWNLADTKTLTTELEDYDPTRLMNAHSGYNCCASKGDPGTGDMIDWHVYTGPDAPRPSDTRFSVLGEFGGVGLRTPDHEYSPDGKFFAYEQVHSNAQLNDRYTGMVRDVKHLMTTKGVSAYVYTEITDLEGEYNGLLTYDRRVQKVDAAQLRAAHTDLINTSRNLNSPVKLTPGHVRSLRVTTSGYTDRYLRHSNFSARTDVISAASADGARQDASYKTVAGLADPRCYSFESVNVPGRFLRHANFRVRLDGDNGGSFRADATWCAKPGLAAGGTSFESLNFPGMYLRHYAENVYLARSGGTNAWDTATGFAADTTWDTSAPALWRSSVLLPTDVRRSLRVTTWGYTDRYLRHSDSLAYTAVVNADSGATLKADATYTVRRGLTDSSCYSFESVNFPGQYLRHADDRVRNSPDDDTAAFRADATFCTRPGIGGTGVTFESINTPGSYLRHYASQVYIASGSGSGTNRPQAFSADSSWNISDPWAP, encoded by the coding sequence ATGCGCAGCCTCGTCGCCTCGGCGGCGGCCGTGCTGGCACTGGCCGCCGGCCTCGTCGCCGTGCCCGTCGCCACACCGATCGCGTCCGCCGCCATCGTGTCCAAGACACCGCCGCTGTCCACGCCGTGGACCGACCAGGTGTCCACGACCAATCCCCTGCCCGAGTACCCGCGTCCGCAGATGACCCGCTCGGACTGGCAGTCGCTCAACGGCGAGTGGGAGTTCCTCAACCCCGCGACCGACGACGCGGGCAACGTCGACCGCAACGCCTCGCCGCCGCTCGGGCAGACGCTGCCCGAACGCGTGCTGGTGCCCTACCCGATCGAGTCGGCGCTGTCGGGCATCATGCGCAACGACAACCGCGACCTGATGTTCTACCGGCGCACGTTCACCGTCCCGCAGTCCTGGTCCGGCCGGCGGGTGCAGTTGCACTTCGGCGCGGTGGACTACGAGGCCACGGTGTGGGTGAACGGCACGCAGGTCACCACGCACAAGGGTGGTTACGACCGGTTCGAGGTCGACGTCACCGCGCAGCTCAACGGCGGCACGAACGAGATCGTGGTGCGCGTCTACGACCCGACCAACGGCCGCGGCGAGAAGCAGCCGGTCGGCAAGCAGGTGAACAACCCCAGCGGCATCTTCTACACCCCGTCGTCGGGGATCTGGCAGACGGTGTGGCTGGAACCGACCCCGACGTCGTCGGTGTACTCGGTCGACATCCGCCCGAACCTGGCCGACAACACCGCCCGGGTGCGGGTCTTCACCCGCGGGGACGTCAAGGACCACACCGTGCTGGCCGAGGCGATGACCGGCACGACCGTCGTGGGCGGCGCCACCGGCGGGTTCACCGAGTTCTCCGTCCCGGTACCCAACGCCCGCCGCTGGTCACCCGACGACCCGTACTTGTACAACCTGCGCGTCTCGCTGCGCAACGCCTCCGGCGGCACCGTCGACCAGGTCGTGAACTACTTCGGCATGCGCGAGGTCGGCAAGAAGGTGGTCGACGGCGTCCTGCGCCCGACCCTCAACGGCGAGTTCGTGTTCCACGTCGGCACCCTGGACCAGGGCTTCTGGCCCGACGGCCTCTACACCGCCCCGACCGACGCGGCCCTGGCGTTCGACCTGCAGAAGCACAAGGACCTGGGCTTCAACATGGTCCGCAAGCACATCAAGGTCGAACCCGCCCGCTGGTACTACCACGCCGACCGGCTCGGCCTGCTGGTGTGGCAGGACGTCCCGTCCACACCCGCGTTCGACGACAACCGCACCCAGGCGCAGATCGCCCAGTTCGAGACCGAGGCCCGCGAGATCGTCGACGAGCACCGCTTCTCCCCCGCCGTGGTGGCCTACGTGCCGTTCAACGAGGGCTGGGGCGAGTGGAACCTCGCCGACACCAAGACCCTCACCACCGAACTGGAAGACTACGACCCGACCCGGTTGATGAACGCGCACAGCGGCTACAACTGCTGCGCCTCCAAGGGCGACCCCGGCACCGGCGACATGATCGACTGGCACGTCTACACCGGACCCGACGCACCACGCCCCTCGGACACCCGCTTCTCCGTGCTCGGCGAGTTCGGCGGCGTCGGCCTGCGCACCCCCGACCACGAGTACAGCCCCGACGGGAAGTTCTTCGCCTACGAACAGGTCCACAGCAACGCCCAGCTCAACGACCGCTACACCGGCATGGTCCGCGACGTGAAACACCTGATGACCACCAAGGGCGTCTCCGCCTACGTCTACACCGAGATCACCGACCTCGAAGGCGAGTACAACGGCCTGCTCACCTACGACCGCCGCGTACAGAAAGTCGACGCTGCGCAGCTACGCGCCGCACACACCGACCTCATCAACACCTCACGCAACCTCAACTCACCCGTGAAGCTGACCCCCGGCCACGTCCGCTCGCTCCGCGTGACCACCTCCGGCTACACCGACCGCTACCTGCGCCACTCCAACTTCTCGGCCCGCACGGACGTGATCTCCGCCGCGAGCGCAGATGGTGCCCGCCAGGACGCGTCCTACAAGACCGTGGCGGGCTTGGCCGACCCGCGCTGCTACTCGTTCGAGTCGGTCAACGTCCCGGGCCGCTTCCTGAGGCACGCCAACTTCCGCGTGCGTCTGGACGGTGACAACGGCGGCTCGTTCCGCGCGGACGCCACCTGGTGCGCCAAGCCCGGTCTGGCGGCCGGCGGCACCTCGTTCGAGTCGCTGAACTTCCCGGGCATGTACCTGCGGCACTACGCCGAGAACGTGTACCTGGCCCGCAGCGGTGGCACGAACGCCTGGGACACCGCGACCGGCTTCGCCGCGGACACCACGTGGGACACGAGCGCTCCGGCGCTGTGGCGCAGCTCGGTGCTGCTGCCCACGGACGTGCGCCGGTCGTTGCGGGTGACGACGTGGGGCTACACCGACCGCTACCTGCGTCACTCCGACAGCCTCGCCTACACCGCGGTCGTCAACGCCGACAGCGGCGCCACGCTCAAGGCCGACGCCACCTACACCGTCAGGCGCGGCCTGACCGACTCCTCCTGCTATTCCTTCGAATCAGTCAACTTCCCCGGCCAATACCTCCGCCACGCCGACGACCGGGTACGCAACTCGCCCGACGACGACACGGCCGCGTTCCGCGCCGACGCCACCTTCTGCACCCGACCGGGCATCGGCGGCACCGGCGTCACGTTCGAGTCCATCAACACCCCCGGCTCCTACCTCCGCCACTACGCCTCGCAGGTGTACATCGCCTCGGGCAGCGGCTCCGGGACCAACCGGCCGCAAGCCTTCAGCGCCGACAGCAGTTGGAACATCTCTGACCCGTGGGCGCCGTAA